The nucleotide window tactcgggtcagcttatattagagtatatacagtatgttatCCCTTCATAGATTGACTTTGTGGCTTATAATATAGCAATTGTTTACTTGTGACTAAAAAGCCTCACCGTCCAAACATGGGCTATAAAAGGTTACAAACAGCGGAAACCATTGCAAGTCGTAAACCAAATGCTCAACTTGTTAGGTTCTGGGATTTTTCTTTTCCACCACTTTGTAGACAACGTGGACAGTAAAAAATAACAAGAGGTACAATTCAGTATTACTAGCACCTGTAGAAATGCTACTTCTTCGTGTTTAATAGgggaaatcccttccaatttctaGCCAAGTTCCAAGTCAAAGGCTTTCATTTATCCTAGAAGCATTGAAATGAGGCAGAGCAAAATTCCAAGTTTCACTTCTCCAACTAGCAGGCTCTATTTGTAGCATGAAGACTTTGTCTTTGTTATCTACAGCAAAAGTACTGCTATAACAGAGCTGCCGCCAATGATGGCTTTACTTTCTGACAGGTGAGAGGGTCGCAAGCCCAccaggttagcagctgagtggaaGGCTGCCTGCCTGTCCCGAGGTAGCTCCTTGTCTCTCCTGCCTGCCCTTTGGTGATCGTCATGTGACTTGGCATCTCTCTTCCCTCACTTGCTAACTTAATCTCtcatatcttaagagacattaagAACCTGCTTACCCTGCCATTGTCTCACTAGCAGGACACAGGCAACCTATTTCCAGGtgagattataaccacaggcacagAGATTAAGATTCGGATACATATTTTAGGGGTGCATAATTCAATTCAGAAAAGGGTGAGATCCTAGTTCATTTATATTTAACTTTCCAGTAAGATGCACAGGTAGACCAGGATAGACCAGAAAGGATTAACTAGAGTGCCAGCTCAGACTCATGGGTTTATGCCATACAATATGTTTAAACAGTTTTCTGAGATCAGTGATGGCGGCAGACAAAATGTGCTCAGTAATACACTTTTCCCCACCTCATTAGGGTGCCGGCAGGGTACAAGTCTAATGGAAGCAGTGACTTCCAAGGGACCTTACTCAGCCGGTTAAATTCAAGGTAGAGGTCAACTCGAGTTTTGATGATTGCTTTCTGGGGTCCCCAAGAGGTCACCTTGATACATTTTCTGAACAGACACAGGATGAGCATGAGGACGAACTAGGAAGAAGTTTTCAAAAGACTGCACACTGCCTTGGTGAGGCAGAGGTCCGCTGCGTTGCGGTGAGGCTCCTCTCTCCACCGTGGCACTGCCTCTGCtcattcaagggcagcaagggtcATCCTCCCAAACGGTCCCTGGGAAACCTCACCCCAAACCCCCTTCAGTCCTGTCTTGCctttagattttttttgttccttgaaggCCATTGAAAGTGAACAAGACTCAGGGATTGGGAAGCTGCCCTTTGAGTTGGGGGTCAAAGAACACAGAATACAGGGCATGGTTAGAGGGTCTCACCACCTTCCTGTGTACACGGAAATAGGAGGTTAGCTCGAGGAACAGTAACTTCACATTCTGATGTTACTATTGAGCAAAACTgattgattttgtagcaatatttacTAACCTCATAAATGTATAAATTTGTAGACAAATTCCAGAAAGTTTCTCCATTCACTGAGGGTGATTAGCTTTCCTTGGCTGGCTCATGGCTGGATCCATCTAAAcactgtttttattattttgtgggGGCAGCATTCCTGCAATGCTTCAATGATTTGGAAAGATGTCCACAAAATCTATTAGTAGTAACCTTAAAATTTTTACCATGGCACTAGAAAGTATCATTTTCTCTGACGACACCATAATGATACTAAGATATACAAGGAAGTATGAAAAAAATCGTGAAATCTTTCCATTTTGTATCAATTCCTATTTTCCACCAATTTCATGAAGCCACCATGTATCACTAGAACGTGTCTACAGCCACCCTCTAACAGACATGTACAACCAGGTGTGTTTAGAATAAACCAGTGCATGCATGGACGGCAATCCTCAtagcagtattttttttaatttacctgAATACTTAAGTGTTAGAAGGTAGGTGGAATCCTGAAAAAAGGCCACAATTAAATACAGTATAAAGAGCATCTGCCATCTCGATTAGGTTGCTTGAACCTAGTTTGGCACACATTTAATGGAATCTTGGTTCATATCCCAGGTAAGCCTCTTCCCTAGTTAATGACCTTTTTGCAACTTGACTGCTCTTTGTGCTTCGCTTCTTATAAGAGATTGCAGTACTGCTGCTAGCTAGCACTGCTCAGCATGCTCTAAGGATTAACCCAAAAGCCACCCTTGCTCCTAGCGTGCACTAACAGTCTACTGTGTCAGGCATTGTTGTGAGGTGCAATAGTAACTGCATTTCTCGCCTTCATGAAGCTCATTCCAAAAGAGGAGCcacataaaaatatgaaaaaagataCATGGAGAGTAAAGTTGGTGGGGGAGGATGCTCTATTTTACATAAGACTCTGATAAGAGAACATCTTGATATTGATTTGAATAAAGGGAATTGCTAAGAGGCTGACTGACAGCAGGCATAGCAATAAGGTCCtgattgggggggggtggggggggtgtttcctggggctgctgggaagAGTTAGGGGTGTGTAACTAGAGTGACTGGGGGATGGCAATATGGTCCAAGAGGTGGGGTTCATGGGGCAGATAATACAAGCAAAGGTTTTTGGTTCTTGTGCAAAGAGAAATGAGAAATTATTGACAGGATCTGATTTTTGCTGCTATCAGAATCATTCTGACCATTGTAAAGAAATAGAATAGATTATGGGTTGGGGGCATGTCAAGGCCGGTAGAACGAAGACAAGATTtatggcaattggacagtctagacaAGAAAGGATGGCTCAGACTAGACTAGCAGTGGTTGAAGTGGTAGGTGGCCAATATCTGAGATACTTTGAAGGTGGAGGCAACAGTGTTTGGACATGTTGTACAACACAAAACGTATTCCAATACATGTAACAAAAGAGTTACCAATACAAAAAAAGTTTGCTTTACAAATTAGAAAGGTTGGAGAGTATTAGTATAAAGCCACATTAACTAGTTTATAATTCTGTGTCAGAGAACAAACAGAAGAACATCTCAATTCATTCCACCTTGAGGGATTTCGGGATCTATCACATTTTAATTTGGCAAACCTCATCAGTCAGAAACTATTTACAACAATGCAAGTTTTCAATCAGAAAAGGTTTTATTATAAGAAACAATGACATAAGGTAAAAATGTCAACCAAAAAATTGTGCAATTATGGCAAAAATGTATAAAATATCTACATATTTGCCCCCATAGGACTACAGTACTTAACTACATACCTGAGCACTGAACATTGAATGCCATTTAAAACTGCTTTACACTGGGTAGCTGATCCCCCACTGATCGCATCCAAAGAGTCTCATGCACCAATGAAATACGCTTGATGCTGGAGCATCAATTTTGTAAGATTAACACGCAACAAAGATGGAAAATAAAGAATACAATTTCTACTTTCCTGTAATGTAGTTAATACCAAGTCCAGGTTTCaacatgtaaaaatatatataggaaagTGCTATATCCATTCTtcaaaagacaaaagaaagctAGAGACTGGCTGGCATGTGTGAGGCTTAATCCTGCAGTACCCATTGTGCCTTCTATCAATGTTCTCATCAGATTATGCAAATGTACCTTAAATATCTAAACACAAACCCACGCACTATTCATTTTCCTCTTCTGAAATGATTTAGAGAGGGGCAAAATGTCCCAACTATTTAAACAAATTAGTCTTCATACAAAATTCAGTATATATTCTAGTCCCATATAGCAAATCCTACACCTGGGCTTCGACACACTACACTTCGATCCTTCCCTCAGTAGAAACTGCTACAATAAAAGGCTCAACTGTTGTGCAGATCACCACAAGAAATCTCCTGCAGAATCAATCCATCCGTCTGTTGTACCCCTCTATAAATGCTAACTCAGTGTTGTTTTCAAGTACCGTAATACATTTCCAAAATAAATACAGAAGATTGTCAAAAAGCGGCAGGAAATCCCATATTCAACGAGGCTTTCAAAATCAATCACATGATTGATTTTCAACATCAATCACATGAACACCTCTTGAACGAGTagggtatttttgttttttttccctccttccctcagcaACACTGTAAAGAATGCTTAAAAAGAAACTCAAGAAAAATAGCTCTAAAACAGCGTGGATATAAAATCAGAAGGCTAAGATAAAGACAAAATGGGGAGGGGGGTAAAAATTACTAATTGATAAAAGTTTATAAAGCCATCATAGACAGTCTCAAGCCAGTAAGACAAAACTCACAGATCTATGACtagattttaaattttaattcaaGAGATGATATCCACTTTAGATTCAACTGCAGAAAACATCCCCTACTTGTAGAGAGGTGTGTCTATGACAAGCAGTTGGGAAATTTTCTGAAAAATGAGGTATGTGATGCAAAGAGGCAATGTTTTAAATCGTGTTTCACAGTGTCACATTACAATCCATGCAAGATTTGTAAATTCAAACCATACTGGTTTTCTTCCAAGAGAAtaaaaattttcattatctttcaatcccattttcccatgaatctTTAAAGCCCCCTTATATACCTTATCAATTCCTCTtaaactttgggggggggggttgctaccGATCCAAATTATCTGCgcgaacaaaacaaactcactgccatccatttagaactgcccttgtcagtttctgagactaacctttatggcccatctttctcctttggtgtggctggtggtttcgaaccacaaaCCTTTCGGATTGCAGTCCaagtaaccaatacaccacacaCCAAGGCTCCGCACCAATATCTGCTTTAGGTTTTACAAATGAGTTGAATTTGTCCTTCACGTTAATATTCCTAGCTGGTAACTAGAAATTTTTCAGTTAAATATGCAAAATTATTTGGAGCCTATAATGTTATGGTTCTATTCACATACATTTTTCCTTTTCAATCATCTTCAGATAGAACAATGGCAAAATACCCATCACTGttaaatgcaaaataaaaacaaaaatggttTTAACTGTCATGTATAATATATTAGTAATTAAATTAGACCACTGCAGGAATCCATTTCcaaaaaatagaattttaaaaccgAGGGTGAAACTTCACATTATGTTCTGTATGGGGGAAGAATAAGGTATCTTTTACAGGTAGAGGATGGAAACGTAGACCAGGCAACCAAATGGCCCATGTTAGTGCAAACTGAGCATCATTTCTCACGACTCTAAGACTGAGTACAGGCAGACCAATGACTTGACTACTTGACCACAAAACTAGAAAGTCTTGTGAAATAATAAGAGTTCTGTTCAGCAAGCCCCATGACCATGAAACTACCACCCAACTTCAAAGAAAATTGCCGGCTCAGACAATTGAAAATCAATCTAGCTATACCTATGAAGTAACTTACACTAGCACCAGCCATCTGTGAATTTGAGCCCTTGGAGggggtttaaagaaaaaaattaaaagagggaCAGTGTTAGTTAGCACTTGAAAAAGTCATTGACAGAAAACTGTTAACTACCTACATCAGCATAACTTAAAAATTACATGAGATATGTGTCAATCGGATTCCTAACTTTCTGAAAttgctttgttttttccttcaatttGCTCGAATACCACTACACACTTCAATCTTAGGACACTTAAAAAAAGGTACACAGAGAATGAGGATTATAGTTCGTGCTCCTTTGTTGGAGAGGTCACAGCTAAAGCCAAGTCCCAGTGATATTGCCTTGTATTACTTACCCGTATTTAGAATTAGAAGTCAGGTAAAACCAGTCGTGGTGTCTCTACCTGATAATACCCTAGCTGCTCTTTCAGGACGGGAGACTCAGTGTATCACAAAATTCTAAGATGATAGGATTACTTttaaaccagaaaaaaaaagcTGATAATTGCACTTTGTTACCTTTGCCTTACTGAAATGAAAACATCACAACAAGGATAACAACAAACCCCACCCTACACTGTAAGCTTGAAGAGCACCCATTGCCACATACAAAACTCTTCTCTCAGCTCTCTTAAATACTGACTGCATCTTGTATCGCTCTTAAGACAAGTTTCATCGTGTATAAGGTGCCAGCAAGTTCGCCAAGGCCTGCTACAATTAAAGTACCTTTTGAAGACATTGAGGATAGAGTTTAGCAACAGCACATTCAAAATGCCGGCCAAGGTCCCACAGCCGATCTGGGGTCTCATACACTTCCACCCACTCGTCCGTGACATCATCATACAGGTAAAGGGTATTTTTTCTGCTGGTTCTGAAGACATGTTCTTCCACAGTCACTTGCGTAGCTCTAACAAACAGGTGGAGTTTCTTTTGGAAGAGTACCAGTTTAAAGTATGGATTTATAGACTGGTTGCATGGAATATCCTTCTTGCGAGTCCATTTGTTTAGTTCAATATCATAGACCTCTACAGTAAACACACGCTGGTGATTTCCACAGGTCCCAGCTATGTAGTAGATAGAGTTCTTATATATAGCTGCTAAGCCCTGGATTCTAGGCACAGTCATGGGAGTTAAAAAACCCCAGTAGTCTTTCTGTGGTTCATAGAAGAGGAAAAATTCTcctaaaggaagaaaaagaaaacacgaatacATACATTTTTCATGTTTGTTGTTGAGTTGCAAATTGTCATTCCAATCACTGAAAAACTAAAAACCGTAtctaagtatttcatttttcaattatttctttCATAATCACTAGTAATACACTAAAATGAGATCACAAAATACCTTAAACCATTTTCAATCCATGGCATGAAATATGTGTAACATATTTCATCGTCCATTTGAACTGATATTTATACTGGGAAGAGGTAAGGAGTTACTTTGGAGTGATGGCATAACATTCATATATAAccaatttaaaaacagaaaaggaataaATCTTTGCTTCACTGTACTGCAGTCACCATTCAAGGAACTAAACATGCATAATATAATCAAGCACGGTGAAAATATTAGCTTTCacaaaataccgtatatacttgtgtataagccaagtttttcagcacctttttttatcgttttattaggcgctcatataactcttatcacaatccatacatattatcaattgtataaagcacatttgtacgttcatcgccctcatcattctcaaaacatttgctctcaagaCCCTTGCATCAgggcatttttcccctccctcatgaacacttgataatttataaattattattttgtcatatcttgccctgtctaaggtctcccttcacccactttctgttgtccatcccccaggaaggaagtcacatgtagatccttgtaattggttccccctttccaacttaccctccttctaccctcccaatatcacccctctcaccactggtcctgaagggatcatctgtcctggattctctgtgtttccagttcctatctgtattagtgtacatcctctggtctagccaacttccaaggtagtattgggatcatgataatgggggatggGGCGGACGGGGaataaagcatttaggaactagaggaaagttgtatttttcatcattgctacatcacaccctgaatggctcatctcctccctgagacaccCTTTTGAAAGGGGAtgctcagtggcctacaaatgggcttctttgggtctccactctgcactacccccttcattcactatggtaagatttttttgttctgatgatgcctgatacctgatcccaacgacatctcatgatcacagaggctggtgtgcttcttccagtgtgggctttgttgcttctgagctagatggccacttgtttaccttcatgcctttaagacctcagacactatatcttttaatagccgggcatcatcagctttcttcaccacatttgcttatgcacccatttgtcttcagggatcgtatcatgaaggtgagcacacatgatatgatttcttgttctttgatgcctgaaaactgatccctttggcacctcgtgttcagcacatttttaatgaagtttttgtggtaaaactgtGCCTCGACTgacattcgggtcagcttatactcaggtaTATACGGTACTTCCCACCTAGTCATTCTGATTCTCCATTTATAATcttagccagagaacaggtctttAATAGTCGTTTAgggttttactttaaaaaaaaaaaaaaggctgagtCCATTCAGTAGTCCTTCTTACCTTATAGAGAGAAAAAAGTACCACCTCAAAGTTTTCATTGAGAAAATTCCAAATCATGTTTTATGGAAAGCAATGGGAAAACAGAATAAAATCTTAAGATTCTAATTTGAAACTCTTTGTAGTGAAGTTTCATAACCTTTGTGATCATAAGGCTTATACAAAATGCCTTGGCAAGTAAATGGCATAGATTTAATGCTcggttctttttcctcttttaaacTAATTCAGCAAGTTTCATAAGGAAAGCAGTTGCTAAAACATCTCTTGATTAGATGTCATTGAAGAGCAAAAATGGTCATGCATCGCCCGTGCCTGCACATTTAATGTCTTTAATAAGTTCTCCAGAATTTAATAAATGCTGAACCAATTATTAAAGAATGGAGTGTTTTCAAAAATACTTATTCCACATGTTATCAAAATATGGTCAATTCAGAAATAACTTACATGATTTTTTAGTTACTTTAAAATACCTGCCTTCCCAAAGCCCAactggagacaattggacatccccttacagagggtcacaaggaagagacagccagtcagggtgcagtacaacacTGACAAAACGtaagactttcctctagttccttaatgtttcctctccccaccccaccccccacccccactaacaagaccccaattctaccttacaaatcctcctagaccagagcgtgtacactggtacatataagagttcacaacacagggaatccaggacagacagataaacccctcaggaccaatactgagagtatcaatacagggaggggaaggggaaggtgggggggaaccaatcataatgatcgacGTACAACCTTCTCCCAGGgaatggactacagaaaagtgggtagagggagacatcagtcagtgtaaaacacgaaaaaatattaatttataaattatcaagggttcatgagggaggggggaaggagggtaaaatTAGCTgacacaaatgttttgaaaacgatgatggcaacattatgtacaaatgtgcttgacacaatggatggatggattgtgataagctgtatgagcccccaataaaatgatttttaaaaatacaaataaaataaaatacctgCCTCATTTAACTCAAATCTTATCAATTCTTCATAGgtcctttaaagaacagaaactgTTTCAGCaaagtttttaaagaaataagGCATAGTCCTCCTTCAGCAGGAGGAAATACCTGCGTTAGGATAACAAAGTAAGCCACAGGGGTGGGTCAGGGCacccttccctggagaaggaaatccctCAGGCACCTACCCTGTAACACATAGATCTTCTCTTTGTACTCCACGGCATTGTGAAACTCCATTGCGACAGGCATTGCGCAAACGGTCCTCCAACAGTTCTCTCTGCTGTCGTAGCACTCCACCGATTTCAGGGAGTTTCGCCCATCGCCTTCATACACACGGCCTCCAATTGCGTACATTTTACCACTGCAGTACACCAGCTTGCAGCCGATTCTGGCCCGCAGCAAGGGCGGCTTGGGCAGCCATCGATTGGCAGCATGATCATACATCCAGAAGTCATTTTCTGCCTTGTGGTCAATGGAGACCTCGCTGCTGCTGGGCCTGTACCCTCCTGCAATGTAAATGTCATTATCTGGGGACACAAGAATACCCACTTCTCTCAGGTCATTTGGTGGCTTGCATAGTTTAAATACTCTTCCTGTGGCGATATCGAGACAAGGCACTGTTTGCTTCTTTCCTGAGTGTTTGTGGGCAGCGTCAAAACATATGATCATTTCAGAAGCAGTCATCCCAAGCCTCTGGGTACAGCCATTGGTTTTGAACGGTTCCTTTCCAACACAGCTTTTGGCGATTGCCTGTGCAAACTGAGGCGGAATGCTCTCTTTAAAGGTGTTTTCCATCAGAGGAAACCGTATGCATTTGGCAAAAATTTCAGGAAGGTGCACTTCTCTTTCATTCTGTTCATATTCAAACCACCTTATAATACTTTCATACACATGCTCCTCTCGGTCTACATTTAAGTCATCGCTATCTAGGATGCTTATGAGTTGGTCTTTTGTCAAATAAAGAAACTCTTGTTCCTCGGTGACACACAAGAACTTCTTCCGAATGTATTCCTTTGATCGATCTCCAAGTTCTTGATGACCATAATGATCAGCGAAGATAAAGACTCCAATACAGTTTTGTGGCTCCAAATGACTGATCATGTACTTAGCACACTGGTCTTGGATGGAAGCAATCTGGAAGATACTAGCTGCAGTGAACAAGGCTTGAACATTGGCCTCGGTCAGAACAACTCTGGAGGTGTAAGCATAGTTCAAAACTGAACCCATCGATTCAGGTTCAACACCAACTATCCGAACTTCTTTCTGGGTACTTTCTGTAAGGCCGCTAGTGAACATGGAtctgaggaggagagagtagttAGTGGTCTCTGTGTGCGAAAAATACAACTGACTGTggtaaaatttatttaaaagtaTGAAGTTACCACACAGAAAACCTTTTGAAACTGAATAAAATTTCCTAAACATGTGACATGATCTTCTGAAGAAGTATAAAAATTGCTCATGGAAAGATTTAGCCTGGCTTATCTCAAAAATCTTACAAGCAGCGCCAGTTCCCTTTGTGCACATATTCCCAGACTTCTTTTCCCTAGGCATCCTATCCAATCTTCTCTCAAATGTCTTCTCCCTGCTGTGGCATCAATTACAACTCACACTGGTTGtgcaggacagaagagaactgcccgtgtggcttTCCgaaactgtacctctttacaggagctgaggagCCTCCGCTTTCTCGCACAGCATGGCTGTGGTTTGGCACTGGGGACCGGGTGGATCACAGTCTAACATGTAGCGGctacaccactagggttcctcaAATTGTCTTAGGGATGCAAAATCGCACATTGTCATGGCAGTCACAAGACTGAAGAATACTTACTGGATGGCAAaagatgccctggtggcatagcagttagATCTACTGCCAGAAAAGAGGGagctccagaaaccc belongs to Tenrec ecaudatus isolate mTenEca1 chromosome 5, mTenEca1.hap1, whole genome shotgun sequence and includes:
- the KBTBD8 gene encoding kelch repeat and BTB domain-containing protein 8 isoform X2; the encoded protein is MAASADLSKSSPTPNGIPSADAASEAMDPFHACSILKQLKAMYDEAQLTDIVVEVDHGKTFSCHRNVLAAISPYFRSMFTSGLTESTQKEVRIVGVEPESMGSVLNYAYTSRVVLTEANVQALFTAASIFQIASIQDQCAKYMISHLEPQNCIGVFIFADHYGHQELGDRSKEYIRKKFLCVTEEQEFLYLTKDQLISILDSDDLNVDREEHVYESIIRWFEYEQNEREVHLPEIFAKCIRFPLMENTFKESIPPQFAQAIAKSCVGKEPFKTNGCTQRLGMTASEMIICFDAAHKHSGKKQTVPCLDIATGRVFKLCKPPNDLREVGILVSPDNDIYIAGGYRPSSSEVSIDHKAENDFWMYDHAANRWLPKPPLLRARIGCKLVYCSGKMYAIGGRVYEGDGRNSLKSVECYDSRENCWRTVCAMPVAMEFHNAVEYKEKIYVLQGEFFLFYEPQKDYWGFLTPMTVPRIQGLAAIYKNSIYYIAGTCGNHQRVFTVEVYDIELNKWTRKKDIPCNQSINPYFKLVLFQKKLHLFVRATQVTVEEHVFRTSRKNTLYLYDDVTDEWVEVYETPDRLWDLGRHFECAVAKLYPQCLQKVL
- the KBTBD8 gene encoding kelch repeat and BTB domain-containing protein 8 isoform X1, with amino-acid sequence MPREKKSGNMCTKGTGAACKIFEISQAKSFHEQFLYFFRRSCHMFRKFYSVSKGFLCGNFILLNKFYHSQLYFSHTETTNYSLLLRSMFTSGLTESTQKEVRIVGVEPESMGSVLNYAYTSRVVLTEANVQALFTAASIFQIASIQDQCAKYMISHLEPQNCIGVFIFADHYGHQELGDRSKEYIRKKFLCVTEEQEFLYLTKDQLISILDSDDLNVDREEHVYESIIRWFEYEQNEREVHLPEIFAKCIRFPLMENTFKESIPPQFAQAIAKSCVGKEPFKTNGCTQRLGMTASEMIICFDAAHKHSGKKQTVPCLDIATGRVFKLCKPPNDLREVGILVSPDNDIYIAGGYRPSSSEVSIDHKAENDFWMYDHAANRWLPKPPLLRARIGCKLVYCSGKMYAIGGRVYEGDGRNSLKSVECYDSRENCWRTVCAMPVAMEFHNAVEYKEKIYVLQGEFFLFYEPQKDYWGFLTPMTVPRIQGLAAIYKNSIYYIAGTCGNHQRVFTVEVYDIELNKWTRKKDIPCNQSINPYFKLVLFQKKLHLFVRATQVTVEEHVFRTSRKNTLYLYDDVTDEWVEVYETPDRLWDLGRHFECAVAKLYPQCLQKVL